From the Syngnathoides biaculeatus isolate LvHL_M chromosome 10, ASM1980259v1, whole genome shotgun sequence genome, one window contains:
- the slc6a11b gene encoding sodium- and chloride-dependent GABA transporter 3, whose product MTAEKSGPVINGKPEDGRDTDGSSSSLDNREYYERGQWNNKIEFVLSVAGEIIGLGNVWRFPYLCYKNGGGAFFVPYVIFFVCCGIPVFFLETALGQFTSEGGITCWRKVCPLFEGIGYATQVIEAHLNVYYVVILAWAIFYLFNCFTTELPWAGCGHYWNTENCVDYYGENATNITNPNATSPVIEFWERRVLKISDGIEHMGGMRWELAICLALAWFICYFCIWKGPKSTGKVVYVTATFPYFMLLILLIRGVTLPGAYDGIKFYLYPDISRLSDPQVWVDAGTQIFFSYAICLGCLTALGSYNAYNNNCYRDCIMLCCLNSGTSFVAGFAIFSVLGFMAYEQNVPIEAVAESGPGLAFIAYPKAVTMMPLSPLWACLFFMMLIFLGLDSQFVCVESLVTAVVDMYPETFRRGYRRELLILGMSVASFVIGLIMCTEGGMYVFQLFDSYAASGMCLLFVAIFESICIGWVYGSDRFYRNIEDMIGYKPVFFIKWCWMILTPGICAGIFLFFLIKYKPLKYNNVYTYPDWGYGIGWFMAMSSMVCIPLGIIWMIWKTPGTFSERMKKLTTPSADLKMRGKLAALSPYAANDAMLKADGKISTVSEKETHF is encoded by the exons ATGACAGCCGAAAAGAGCGGGCCGGTTATAAACGGTAAACCGGAGGACGGCAGGGACACGGATGGCTCCAGCTCCAGCCTGGACAACAGGGAGTACTACGAGAGAGGCCAGTGGAACAACAAGATTGAGTTTGTCCTCTCTGTGGCCGGAGAAATTATCGGGCTGGGCAATGTCTGGAGGTTTCCCTACCTCTGCTACAAGAATGGAGGAG GTGCCTTCTTTGTTCCATACGTCATTTTCTTCGTATGCTGCGGTATCCCTGTGTTTTTTCTGGAGACCGCCCTCGGTCAGTTCACCAGTGAGGGTGGCATCACGTGCTGGAGGAAAGTTTGCCCCTTGTTTGAGG GGATTGGCTATGCAACCCAGGTGATTGAAGCTCATCTAAACGTCTACTATGTAGTCATCCTCGCCTGGGCCATCTTCTACCTCTTCAACTGCTTCACCACCGAGCTGCCGTGGGCTGGCTGCGGCCACTACTGGAATACTG AGAACTGTGTTGACTACTATGGAGAAAATGCCACCAACATTACTAACCCCAACGCAACCTCTCCTGTTATTGAATTCTGGGA ACGGAGAGTTTTGAAGATATCTGATGGCATTGAGCACATGGGGGGCATGCGCTGGGAGCTGGCCATCTGCCTGGCACTGGCCTGGTTTATCTGCTACTTCTGCATTTGGAAGGGACCCAAGTCCACCGGCAAG GTTGTGTATGTGACGGCCACATTTCCATACTTCATGTTGCTGATTCTGCTGATCAGAGGAGTAACACTGCCAGGAGCGTACGACGGCATCAAGTTTTACCTCTATCCAGACATCTCTCGGCTCTCCGATCCTCAG GTATGGGTGGACGCAGGAACGCAGATCTTCTTCTCCTACGCCATCTGCCTGGGCTGCCTAACTGCTCTTGGTAGTTATAACGCCTACAACAACAACTGCTACAG GGACTGCATCATGCTGTGCTGTCTGAACAGCGGCACCAGCTTTGTCGCAGGTTTTGCCATTTTCTCCGTGCTGGGATTCATGGCCTACGAGCAGAATGTCCCCATCGAGGCCGTGGCGGAATCTG GTCCTGGTCTTGCCTTCATTGCTTACCCAAAAGCTGTGACCATGATGCCTCTTTCTCCACTTTGGGCCTGTCTCTTCTTTATGATGCTCATCTTTCTTGGACTTGACAGTCAG TTTGTGTGCGTGGAAAGCTTGGTGACGGCTGTGGTGGACATGTACCCAGAGACGTTTAGGAGAGGCTACCGCAGGGAACTGCTGATTCTCGGCATGTCTGTAGCTTCTTTTGTCATAGGACTCATCATGTGTACAGAG GGAGGGATGTACGTCTTCCAGCTGTTTGACTCGTATGCAGCCAGCGGCATGTGCTTGCTGTTTGTGGCCATCTTTGAGTCCATATGTATCGGATGGGTGTATG GGAGCGACAGATTCTACCGAAACATCGAGGACATGATTGGCTACAAGCCggttttcttcatcaaatggtGCTGGATGATCTTAACGCCGGGCATCTGTGCT GGTATTTTCCtgttctttttgatcaaatacAAGCCGCTTAAGTACAACAATGTGTACACCTACCCCGACTGGGGCTACGGAATTGGCTGGTTCATGGCCATGTCTTCTATGGTGTGCATCCCACTGGGCATCATCTGGATGATCTGGAAGACCCCTGGGACCTTCTCTGAG